From the Candidatus Binatia bacterium genome, one window contains:
- a CDS encoding Fumble domain-containing protein — MDCAAIDFGGSVTDVVLRRGDGSEVLRAEQAVERPTAADVRRLLEGVSAGAVPPTLVAVTGGRSGALTEDVDGIPLVAVDEAAATAVGAVRTGIATPAVVVSLGTGTGIVLARPPKEPERLIGSGVGGGTLIGLARLLLGTENVEEIGALVQKGDPARCDLSVGDIVGQGVGPVRADATAAHFGRLTRSDGSTRPEDVAAALVRLVGQTALRLAIDSVLMHQAVGIVLVGHVLDIPGFRESILSTPGVESSFVHMPADPGFAVAQGALDVALAGRPDLAG, encoded by the coding sequence ATGGATTGCGCAGCGATCGATTTCGGAGGCTCGGTCACCGACGTGGTCTTGCGTCGTGGAGACGGGTCGGAGGTGCTCCGGGCCGAGCAGGCGGTGGAACGCCCGACGGCGGCTGATGTCCGTCGCCTGCTCGAGGGCGTGTCCGCGGGGGCGGTTCCGCCGACGCTCGTGGCCGTCACTGGTGGTCGTTCCGGCGCGCTGACCGAGGATGTCGACGGCATTCCTCTCGTCGCGGTCGACGAGGCGGCCGCCACGGCGGTGGGTGCGGTACGCACGGGGATTGCGACGCCCGCGGTTGTCGTCAGCCTCGGCACGGGAACCGGGATCGTCCTGGCGCGCCCGCCCAAGGAGCCCGAGCGCCTGATCGGAAGTGGTGTCGGTGGGGGGACGTTGATCGGCCTCGCTCGACTGCTTCTCGGCACCGAGAATGTCGAAGAGATCGGCGCGCTCGTGCAGAAAGGCGACCCTGCCCGCTGTGACCTAAGCGTGGGGGACATCGTGGGGCAGGGCGTCGGCCCGGTTCGCGCCGACGCGACGGCCGCGCACTTCGGCCGGCTCACGCGTTCGGATGGTTCGACGCGTCCCGAAGACGTGGCGGCGGCCCTGGTGCGGCTGGTCGGCCAGACCGCCCTCAGACTCGCGATCGACTCGGTCCTGATGCACCAGGCCGTCGGCATCGTTCTCGTCGGTCACGTACTCGATATTCCCGGCTTCCGCGAGTCGATTCTGAGCACACCAGGGGTCGAATCGAGTTTCGTGCACATGCCCGCGGATCCGGGCTTCGCCGTTGCGCAGGGAGCGCTCGACGTGGCGCTCGCCGGGCGTCCCGACCTGGCAGGCTAG
- the sucC gene encoding ADP-forming succinate--CoA ligase subunit beta, producing MNIHEHQGKEILARYGVATLKGVMTTSAQGAREAVEAIGGDGPWVVKAQIHAGGRGKAGGVKLVKSAEEAETFAASLLGKTLVTHQTGPEGRVVRRLFVEQGCAIDRELYLGFALDRDTSLVTAIASAEGGVEIEEVAAKTPEKILREAIRPEVGCQSYQGRKIGKALGLPQKSLGKFAKFLSALYEAYVATDAALIEINPLVLTKDGDLVALDAKMGFDDNALFRHADLRELRDPDEEDPREQQAQEYDLSYIALDGSIGCMVNGAGLAMATMDIVKLAGAAPANFLDVGGGADAKKVAAAFRIILADTSVKAVLINIFGGIMQCDVLATGVVQAASEMKLAVPVVCRLEGTNVDEGRKILADSGLNIITAADMADAAKKVVEASK from the coding sequence ATGAACATCCACGAACATCAGGGCAAAGAGATCCTCGCACGCTATGGCGTCGCGACGCTGAAGGGCGTCATGACCACCTCGGCGCAAGGGGCACGCGAAGCGGTGGAAGCGATCGGCGGCGATGGTCCGTGGGTCGTGAAGGCGCAGATTCACGCAGGCGGTCGAGGGAAGGCCGGTGGCGTCAAGCTCGTGAAGAGCGCAGAAGAAGCGGAGACCTTTGCGGCTTCCCTTCTCGGCAAAACTCTCGTCACGCACCAGACCGGTCCCGAAGGGCGCGTCGTTCGACGCCTCTTCGTGGAGCAGGGCTGTGCCATCGATCGCGAGCTGTACCTGGGCTTCGCGCTCGATCGCGACACGAGCCTCGTCACGGCGATTGCGTCGGCCGAGGGCGGAGTCGAAATCGAAGAGGTCGCCGCAAAGACGCCGGAGAAGATCCTGCGCGAGGCCATTCGCCCCGAGGTCGGCTGTCAGAGCTATCAGGGCCGCAAGATCGGCAAGGCTCTCGGTCTGCCGCAGAAGAGCCTCGGCAAGTTCGCCAAGTTCCTCTCGGCTCTCTACGAGGCGTACGTTGCGACCGACGCGGCGCTGATCGAGATCAATCCTCTCGTTCTCACGAAGGATGGCGACCTCGTCGCTCTCGATGCGAAGATGGGCTTCGACGACAACGCGCTCTTCCGCCACGCGGACCTTCGCGAACTGCGTGATCCCGACGAAGAGGATCCCCGCGAACAGCAGGCGCAAGAGTACGATCTCTCCTACATCGCGCTCGACGGTTCGATCGGCTGCATGGTGAACGGCGCCGGTCTCGCGATGGCGACCATGGACATCGTGAAACTCGCCGGTGCGGCGCCTGCGAACTTCCTGGATGTAGGGGGCGGCGCGGACGCGAAGAAGGTCGCAGCGGCCTTCCGGATCATTCTCGCTGACACGAGCGTCAAGGCGGTTCTGATCAACATCTTCGGTGGCATCATGCAGTGCGACGTCCTCGCGACCGGTGTCGTGCAGGCCGCCAGCGAGATGAAGCTGGCCGTGCCGGTCGTCTGCCGGCTGGAAGGCACCAACGTCGATGAGGGCCGTAAGATCCTCGCCGATTCCGGACTCAACATCATCACCGCGGCCGACATGGCCGACGCGGCGAAGAAGGTCGTCGAGGCGTCCAAATGA
- the sucD gene encoding succinate--CoA ligase subunit alpha, which translates to MSILVGKDTKVVTQGITGSTGQFHTRTCRDYGTQMVAGVTPGKGGGDFESIPIYDTVGEAREATGCNASVIYVPPPFAADAIMEAADAGVELVICITEGIPVLDMVKVKRFLAGSKTRLIGPNCPGVITPGECKIGIMPGYIHQAGKIGVVSRSGTLTYEAVHQLTQLGIGQSTCVGIGGDPVNGTGFIDVLELYNADPDTDGVIMIGEIGGSAEEEAAEYVKREMKKPVAGFIAGQTAPEGKRMGHAGAIISGGKGTAADKIEAMNAAGIKVAASPADLGITLKEAMGA; encoded by the coding sequence ATGAGCATCCTCGTCGGAAAAGACACCAAGGTCGTTACCCAGGGTATCACCGGGTCGACGGGGCAGTTTCACACGCGCACCTGTCGCGACTACGGCACCCAGATGGTCGCCGGAGTCACGCCCGGCAAGGGCGGCGGCGACTTCGAGAGCATTCCGATCTACGACACGGTAGGTGAGGCCCGCGAAGCGACCGGCTGCAATGCCAGCGTGATCTACGTCCCGCCGCCCTTCGCGGCGGACGCGATCATGGAGGCGGCCGACGCGGGCGTCGAGCTCGTCATCTGCATCACCGAGGGCATTCCAGTCCTCGACATGGTGAAGGTGAAGCGCTTTCTCGCCGGCTCGAAAACGCGCCTCATCGGGCCGAACTGCCCGGGCGTCATCACGCCGGGCGAGTGCAAGATCGGCATCATGCCGGGCTACATTCACCAGGCCGGCAAGATCGGCGTCGTGTCGCGTAGCGGCACGCTCACGTACGAGGCTGTGCATCAGCTCACTCAGCTCGGCATCGGGCAGTCGACCTGCGTCGGCATCGGTGGCGATCCGGTGAACGGCACGGGCTTCATCGACGTGCTCGAGCTCTACAACGCTGATCCGGATACCGACGGCGTCATCATGATCGGTGAGATCGGTGGTTCGGCCGAAGAAGAAGCGGCGGAATACGTAAAGCGAGAGATGAAGAAGCCCGTCGCGGGCTTCATCGCCGGCCAGACCGCTCCCGAGGGGAAGCGGATGGGGCACGCCGGGGCGATCATCTCCGGAGGCAAGGGAACCGCCGCGGACAAGATCGAGGCGATGAACGCAGCCGGCATCAAGGTTGCGGCGAGCCCGGCCGATCTCGGCATCACGTTGAAGGAAGCGATGGGCGCCTGA